One Solanum pennellii chromosome 10, SPENNV200 genomic region harbors:
- the LOC107001604 gene encoding Werner Syndrome-like exonuclease gives MAFPIEVEDNRYKLYDVFFFSDRILTTVTSNPDVVSNWISGIEYVHRRRLNRLIVGLDVEWRPNFTRHQNNPVATLQLCVGRRCLIFQVIYCEYIPESLKEFLLNPCYAFVGVGIANDIEKLEEDYMLRVNNSVDLRELADCNLRNAGLKRLCQAVLGKEMEKPKDVAIGRWDNEWLDNDQVQYACVDAFVSFEIGRCMNATAYS, from the coding sequence atggcGTTCCCCATTGAAGTTGAAGATAATCGTTATAAACTCTatgatgtgtttttttttagtgACCGAATCTTAACGACAGTGACTTCAAATCCTGACGTAGTAAGTAATTGGATCAGTGGAATTGAGTATGTCCATCGAAGACGTCTCAATCGACTCATAGTAGGCCTTGATGTAGAATGGAGACCTAATTTCACTAGGCACCAAAACAACCCTGTTGCAACTCTACAACTTTGTGTTGGTCGTCGTTGCCTCATATTTCAAGTtatttattgtgaatatatacctGAATCGTTGAAGGAGTTTTTGTTGAATCCTTGTTATGCCTTTGTTGGTGTTGGAATTGCTAACGATATTGAGAAGCTAGAGGAAGACTATATGTTACGCGTAAATAATAGCGTTGATCTGAGGGAATTGGCTGATTGTAATTTGAGGAATGCTGGATTGAAGAGGCTTTGTCAAGCTGTTTTAGGAAAAGAGATGGAAAAACCTAAGGATGTTGCTATTGGGAGATGGGATAATGAGTGGCTTGATAATGATCAAGTGCAATATGCTTGTGTTGATGCTTTTGTATCGTTTGAGATTGGTAGGTGCATGAATGCTACTGCATATTCATGA
- the LOC107032235 gene encoding DNA (cytosine-5)-methyltransferase DRM1-like, whose amino-acid sequence MDKNLSGEDNDDIDWDTEDELEIQEIQDTVFSSCTDLRTTGQHVVCCDGEASSSSVPFRSKFIQQFVVMGFPEESIAKAIEQNGENSDLVLDSLLTFKALDDSPEEQPSVSPPLEPSISSDDSASEYNKNVLDNVYEDDSWSSDSDNYINTVKQCYLNDEGSSLSEKEKMLLFLGNMGYPAEEASIAMDRCGPKASLPELVDFICAAQMSRAEDPYLLEDVKPNLKDILNDCGGYKKRKMYNELCKRKKQREISVEETIRLPKPMIGFGIPTESVPRMVQRILPEKIIGPPYFYYENVALAPKGVWDTIKRHLYEIEPEFVDSKYFSATARKRGYLHNLPIENRFPLFPLPPRTIHEALPLSKRWWPSWDTRSKLNCLQTAIGSARLTDKIRKAVEKYDGEPPMEIQKYVLYHCKKWNLVWVGRNKVAPLEPDEVEMLLGFPKNHTRGGGISRTDRYKSLGNSFQVDTVAYHLSVLRDLFPNGINVLSLFSGIGGAEVALYRLGVPLNNVVSVEKSEVNRNIVRSWWEQTNQRGNLIHFDDVQLLSRDQLKKLIESVGGFDLVIGGSPCNNLAGSNRVSRDGLEGRESSLFFDYVRILDDVKSIMSRHR is encoded by the exons ATG GACAAAAATCTTTCTGGAGAAGATAATGATGACATTGATTGGGATACTGAAGATGAACTtgaaatacaagaaatacaggACACAGTGTTTTCCTCATGCACGGATTTAAGAACTACTGGGCAGCATGTTGTCTGTTGCGATGGGGAG GCGAGCTCGTCATCAGTACCCTTCCGGTCCAAGTTCATTCAGCAGTTTGTAGTGATGGGATTTCCTGAAGAATCTATTGCAAAAGCAATAGAGCAAAACG GAGAAAATTCAGATTTGGTGCTGGATTCTCTTTTGACTTTTAAG GCCCTTGATGACTCTCCTGAAGAACAGCCCAGTGTTAGCCCTCCGCTGGAACCCTCCATTAGTTCTGATGACAGCGCTTCTGAATACAACAAGAACGTTTTGGATAATGTTTATGAGGATGATAGTTGGTCTTCTGACTCAGACAACTACATA AATACTGTTAAGCAGTGCTACTTGAATGACGAGGGAAGTTCTTTGtctgaaaaagaaaagatgttATTGTTCCTGGGAAATATGGGATATCCAGCGGAAGAGGCCTCCATAGCAATGGATAGATGTG GTCCAAAAGCATCACTCCCTGAATTGGTAGATTTTATTTGTGCTGCTCAAATGTCAAGAGCGGAAGATCCCTATCTCCTAGAAGATGTGAAG CCAAACCTGAAGGATATATTGAATGATTGTGGTGGATACAAAAAGAGGAAAATGTACAATGAATTGTGCAAACGGAAAAAGCAAAGGGAGATTTCTGTTGAAGAGACAATTCGATTGCCCAAACCGATGATTGGCTTTGGAATTCCTACCGAATCAGTTCCAAGAATGGTTCAAAGAATTCTTCCCGAGAAAATCATTGGCCCGCCttatttctattatgaaaatGTCGCCCTGGCTCCAAAGGGTGTGTGGGACACCATTAAGAGGCATTTGTATGAGATTGAGCCCGAGTTTGTTGACTCGAAGTACTTTTCTGCAACTGCAAGAAAAAGAGGGTATCTTCATAATCTGCCGATTGAAAACAGATTTCCTTTGTTTCCACTTCCCCCACGGACCATTCATGAGGCACTTCCCCTTTCGAAGAGATGGTGGCCATCTTGGGATACTAGATCAAAGTTGAACTGCTTACAAACAGCCATTGGGAGTGCAAGGTTGACGGATAAGATCAGGAAAGCTGTCGAGAAGTATGATGGTGAGCCACCTATGGAAATACAGAAATATGTACTTTATCATTGCAAGAAGTGGAATTTGGTCTGGGTAGGAAGAAACAAAGTTGCCCCTTTGGAACCTGATGAAGTTGAAATGCTATTGGGGTTCCCAAAGAATCACACAAGGGGAGGAGGTATAAGTAGGACGGACAGATACAAGTCACTCGGTAACTCTTTCCAG GTTGACACAGTGGCGTACCACTTATCCGTGTTGAGAGACTTGTTTCCAAATGGAATCAATGTATTATCACTCTTCTCTGGCATTGGTGGTGCTGAAGTTGCTCTCTACCGTCTTGGTGTTCCCCTCAACAATGTTGTTTCAGTTGAAAAGTCTGAAGTGAACAGGAATATTGTGAGAAGCTGGTGGGAGCAAACAAATCAGAGGGGGAATCTCATACATTTTGACGATGTGCAGCTGCTGAGCAGAGATCAGTTGAAGAAGTTAATAGAATCAGTTGGAGGATTCGATTTAGTGATTGGTGGAAGCCCATGTAACAACCTTGCAGGCAGTAACAGAGTGAGCAGGGATGGGCTTGAAGGCAGAGAGTCTTCTCTGTTTTTTGATTATGTTCGGATATTGGAtgatgtcaagtccataatGTCTAGACATAGATGA